Proteins from one Papio anubis isolate 15944 unplaced genomic scaffold, Panubis1.0 scaffold132, whole genome shotgun sequence genomic window:
- the LOC116272592 gene encoding claudin-20, with translation MASAGLQLLAFILALSGVSGVLTATLLPNWKVNVDVGSNIITAIVQLHGLWMDCTWYSTGMFSCALKRSILSLPIHVQAARATMVLACVLSALGICTSTVGMKCTRLGGDRETKRNASFAGGVCFMSAGISSLIPTVWYTKEIIANFLDLTVPESNKHEPGGAIYIGFISAMLLFISGMIFCTSCIKRNPEAWLDPPTQQPISNTQLENNSTHNLKDYV, from the coding sequence ATGGCCTCAGCAGGACTCCAGCTCCTTGCTTTCATCCTGGCCTTATCTGGGGTCTCTGGAGTGCTCACAGCCACCCTGCTGCCCAACTGGAAGGTGAATGTGGATGTGGGCTCCAACATCATAACAGCCATTGTGCAGCTGCACGGGCTCTGGATGGACTGTACGTGGTACAGCACCGGGATGTTCAGCTGTGCCCTGAAACGCTCCATTCTGTCCCTCCCCATCCACGTGCAGGCTGCGAGAGCCACCATGGTCCTGGCGTGTGTTCTGTCTGCTTTGGGGATCTGCACTTCCACAGTAGGAATGAAATGTACTCGCTTAGGAGGGGACAGAGAAACCAAGAGAAATGCTTCCTTTGCTGGAGGAGTCTGTTTCATGTCTGCAGGAATCTCTAGTTTAATCCCGACAGTGTGGTACACAAAGGAGATCATCGCAAACTTTCTGGATCTGACAGTTCCAGAAAGCAACAAACACGAACCTGGAGGAGCTATCTATATCGGATTCATTTCAGCAATGCTGTTGTTTATCTCTGGCATGATTTTCTGCACCTCTTGTATAAAAAGGAATCCAGAAGCTTGGCTCGACCCACCCACGCAGCAGCCTATCTCTAACACACAGCTCGAGAACAATTCCACACACAATCTGAAGGATTACGTGTAA